The following is a genomic window from Doryrhamphus excisus isolate RoL2022-K1 chromosome 3, RoL_Dexc_1.0, whole genome shotgun sequence.
ATACACAGTACTGGGCAAACGTCTTAGGCTGCCGTTAGATACCAGTATTTAATGCTTTAATGAGTACATAGAACTAGAATATCCTCCATTAAGCCTTCCTGGTTCATCGAGACTGGCAAACACGGGGACTCCCATTATGattcaggtgtttttttttttattgttattgtgatgCCACAGTGACTGATATAGTAATAACTGCAAGTATCATTGCCTCTATCTTGATCGTCACCAAAATTCATTGGTCGATGTCCCACCCCTCTACACGTTTTGTCTTTTACCATAAACCTGCTCCAGTAGTTGTCTGTCGgctttattgtttttactatGTCAGAATTTGAACCAAATAGTCAAAGTGCAAAGATAAGCTACTGCttctatagtatagtatagtatagtatagtatagtatagtatagtatagtatagtatagtatagtatagtatagtagtgtTGAACGTGTTCACCtttaaagaactgcaggccgtttaaggtcagtgttcatgactccacaaGAAAGACGCTGGGCCAACATGACCAGCATGGCaggcaggacaatgatccaaaacccaCCAGCAGGTCCGCCTCTGAATGCccgaagaaaaaccaaatgaagactttggagtggcctagtcaaagtcctgacctggatcctattgagatgctgctggaaaagcctccaatgtggctgaatgacaacaattctgcataaattcctccacagcgctgtaataGGTCTAGGGGGCGctctttcacacagggccatgtaggtttggattttcttTCTCGCTTactgataaatatatttttttgcattttgctttcacttgttttgtcattgaatttacatttgtttggtcCAAAATGTGGTGAGAACAGTGATGTTGTTTGATCTTGatacagtgccactgaggaaaagacaggaagaagaactgCAGGTAGCAGAGGTtcgcattgggagtgaccgggatggataggatcaggaacgactGAGATGTTTCGAACATGTGAActggagagatagtgaatgtatcggtagaaggatgctgccaggtaggaggcgtagaggaagaccaaagaggaggttgatggatgtagtgaaggaggacatgagggtagttgaagAGGTAGAGAAGACAGGGtcggatggaggagattgatctgctgtggcgacccatgaagggaaaagcccaaagagaaagaagaagaagaagtttcAGCGAAATCAGGAAGGgcgtaaacactttttcacagcaATCCTACAAACTGCATCCGTGACGCATCGATTCCGATTTGATTTGATTGCAATTTGAATGAGCTTTCCTTGAATCCAGTTGTACATAACACGCTtatttgggaaccactgccgGCGCTACGGTATGATTTCATCACTTCTCATTCAAATTCCAGCTACTATTTCTCCATCATGAATAATTTGGCGTGGTGCGATTAGCTGCTGTGGAGCTCGTCTGGCCGCTTTTGTTGAGCCGGCTGAATAATGGATGCTCCTATTGCAACACTAGAACCTGAGGAGAAACCAACCTGCACACAGGTAGCATGGGATagagattgggggggggggcggcccgCCCCAGGAGAGCTTTTTAATACATCAACCACATCACAAGACATGAACGGTATAAAAAGCATGACATTCATCCTCCTTGGGTCCACCTGCCATGGTCCAGGTTGTTGATGGGTCTCCTTGGGTGTTATCATTGCAGGTTGGCCAGCGTGTCTCCGGTAATTGGAGACGCCTTGGAGACGCCGTCATCAGTGGAGTATTTCAACACGCTGATGGAGGAGCTGGGCCTTCAGCACCAAGACCTCGTCAACCTACTCGACATGTTTAAAACCCCCGTGCAGTAACCATGgacaatattttgatttcagTGGTGTggggttgggggcgggggggacaaCTGGCCTGAGTTGGTTGAAtttgggggggggcgaggggtactgaacatacacacacatgcacccacACAGACTCAAATGTTGTAAATGGAAGCTCTGATATTAAAATCTGACCCAAGGAGAACAAACACCCTTCTTAACGACGCAGACCAACTAACGAAAACGCTCATCCATGACCTTGTGAGCCGTTTAACGAGACACAGGCTTCAGCTTGAGCAGCCATTTTCATGCTGGTCCCAGTGTTTGGAAAATGTCTCCTTTTAATGGAACACCGTTTTTgggcggggctgcacggcacaacagtggttagcacacaggcctcacagctaggagacccgagttcaattccaccctcggccatctctctgtgatTACGGAGGAGCCCTGTgaagcaggtaaaaaaaaaaaacatgctcaaTATAAGTCGTTGCTCAAAATAAGAGTTTGGAATGaatgccaaaatcatcacacagtaacttaacacacaAAAGTAGGTAAGAAATAAGCTCCATATTTTACTGTACTATAACATTTACagccaccctcgggcatctctgtgtggagtttgcatgttctccccgtgcatgcgtgggttttctccgggtactccggtttcctcccacattccaaaaacatgctaggttaattagccactccaaattgtccatagctatgaatgtgagtgtgaatggttgtttgtctatatgtgccctgtgattggctggccaccagtccggggtgtaccccgcctctcacccaaagacagctgggataggctccagcacccctgcgaccctcatgaggataatatTTTTGGACGGTAAAAAACGACGGGACCAAAACTGTCTTTTGAAAAAGTGCAGAGGACCCGAGTGTCGCCCCCGACCCCCAAATTACATCTGTGGCAGTAACGCACACAAAAACCACCGATGCAAGGACCGGTCACTAGAAGTGGGTTCTGTACCCGAAGCAAATAAAGGTATATTTTCCACGTGTTTTTATTGtggttacatttgtttgattctTTCCTACCTCAGGCATGTTTCTTGCTAAGGCTCCAATATGAAGATTTCCAAATCAGATCCTTGAACTTTCAGAGCTCTGGATGTCGAATGTGTGTCCAAACAAAATCACACCCAGGAGGAAACAACATGGCGACAGGCTGCTGACTCTACAAAGGTCACGCTATTCCTACGGACTCTCTTCACGTGCAGCTTTATGACACCCGAATGGCATTTGTTAGGCAAACAATCTATGCGCCTGGAAATATTTGATTTTGACAGGTGGCACATACAGCaaaaacgtttttttgtcaGGGACATTAGAGATTTGATTGACGGCTGGCATTGCTCAACACATTTTTTGAAACGCCACACAATCGgttgaaaaatcagtcattcACATTTAAACAATTGCCCACTATGAATTTTAACTTTTGGGACACATTAAGTGATCATTTTAAAGTATTTAGTATTATCACATTTCAGTTAAATTaaggtttaaaaaatatcatagaAACTCAATCAAAATGtgaagtttaatttattttcattgacaGACACATTTCCAAAATCgtttcctcattcattcattttctaccgcttttcctcacgggggtgctggagcctatcccagctgtcttcggcagggtacaccctggactggtcgccagccaatcacagggcacatatagacaaacaaccattcacactcacattcatacctatggacaatttggagtggctaattaacctagcatgtttttggaatgtgggaggaaaccggagtacccggagaacatgcaaactccacacagagatgcccgaggggggtgggattgaaccctggtctcctagctgtgaggtctgcgcgctaacccctagaccaccgtgccgcccaaaatcgtttccttttaaacaaaaatcattttttctgaTAATGATgattcaatacaaaaataatacataaacaaaATGTTATTGTGTGGAACTATTTAAGTAGAGAATATgcagaaaaaataattgaaatatacacacaaatagaaTAAGAAATAATGATAATTTAGTAAGGATAAAGGAGTTTAACAATAAATATTCAAGTAAATAGTCTTGACGGGCTAaataataaaccacaaataTGACCAAATCGGCTAAATGATTATTTGAGTCCATGCTGCGTCTCCTTGTGCCTCCTCAGGTCCACTTTCCTCTGGAAGCCCTTCCCACAGAGGTCACAGCCGAAAGGTTTGAATCCCGTGTGTTTCCTGCTGTGTGTGATCAGGTTGGAGCTCTGGCTGAAGGCCTTCCCGCACACTTGGCACTTGTGCGGCTTCTCGCCTGCAAAATGACGCAATTGAGCGGTCTGGATGCTATATAACCAAAGTGCCCACGGAATATCATCTCTCACCGGTGTGGATAAAggtgtgttttttcatgtccGACTTTTGGTGGAACCTCTTTCCGCAGTACTGACACGGATAAGGCCGCGTGTCGGAGTGGATGAGCAGGTGCGTGGACAGCGTGGACGAGCGTTTAAAGCTTTTGCCGCAGATTTTGCAGCTGAAGCTCCTCTCCTGTGCACCAAAGCGTGACATTTCAATTCGATTCCCAATCCGGAATCAAAGGCGCCCCGAGCGGAACTTGGCCTACCTGTGAGTGGACCGCCCTGTGTTGGTCTAGGCTCACTGCGTGGCCGAAGGTTTTGCCGCAAATTCCGCACTCGAAGGGGCGAGTGCCGCTGTGTGACCGCCTCACGTGGACCTCCAGACCGTGGGGCGTGGAGAAAACCTTAGACGAGAAAACACAGTGCATTCAAATCTCATTTGTTGTCTGCaatattcttaatttatttcagacatgcatactatgttacattattctttctcacatatacacttacaatatctattatttattatttattatttattatatattatatattatatattatatattatatattatatattatatattatatattatatattatatattatatatattatatattaaatcatATTATATCAAATCTCATTTGTTGTCTGCaatattcttaatttatttcagacatgcatactatgttacattattctttctcacatatacacttacaatatctattatttattatttattatttattatatattatatattatatattatatattatatattatatattatatattatattatatattatattatattatattatattatattatattatatatattatatattatatatatatattatatatatatttattatctatctatttatatatatatatacgtatatacatacacatatacatacatacatacatatatatatacacatatacacatacacatacatgcatacacacaacacctcattactacacatgtctgaaaaggagcaggaagaagcaaagcttattaaatcctaccccttctccacgccatagcagttaccaattcaatatttttttttcacacatataatcacagaatcttacataagataaaacaacaaaagaagagtgggaacatcggacaccccagcaaaaccccaggaccaCCAACTTCCAATATTCCGATATAGTACAGCAACACTTGTTATGCATCTCTTGTGTTCGATGCCATCATTCTCACCTTGTAACACGTGATGCATTTATAGGCGCCGTCAGCGTCCGAGTTGATGCACATGAAATCATCTTCAGTCTTGATTTCAGAGCCACGCTGTGTCTCTTTTAGGTCCACAAACATCTGCTCAGAGTCCCGCGTCCTGCACATTTGTCGGACCGGAGCAGAACAATCCTGGTAGCATCCGACTGCGGCAGCGGGCCTCTGTGCGTAAAGTAAGGCCTCGGTTCCCGGGCCTCCGCAGACCTTCAGCTGCGAGTGAGGCTGGCGGTATGGACTCTGGAGCGCATGCATCGGTCCCGAAGCGGTATAGGAGGCCCAGGAGTAAGCTGGGAAGATCGGCATGTTGAAGTGGTGGTGGCCATCTTCTGCTGTTGGTGTGGAACATTCTTGGGAATCTGGAGGAGACGTCATCAAATGTGAGTACGGTGACATTTGACTTGGAAAACGATTCCAAGTTTCATTTCAATTCCTTCTAAAATCTAAAAGAAAAATGagtttcataataatattttggctcCTGAAGTTGAAATGAATTATGAGACATGACGTTGAACGAGACCTGGAGAGGAGGATGGGGACGGAGGACGCCACAAATCACAGTCCGAACCCCGGTCACTGGTTCCGCAGCTCAGCGGGGAGCTGGACGGCAGCGAACCCGGTGACGGGCACTGGGGTCCCGGGGATAGTCTATCAGTGGTCCCGGCCTCCGAGCTGCACTCCACTTGACATTTTGCCTCTAAAGTAAGCATCGCAGACATTCATTGTATCACCTATGTGTTACATGATCCTTTAATCCGGTGCGTAATTACGCACAAATGACCAACCTGCGCTTATGTGGGCCAGAAGTGTATCCACGCCGATGTAGTCATCGTCCAGGTGTCGGGGTTGGTGGTAGCTGTGGGCCCGCTTACTCTTCACCAAGAAAGACCTCGGCATGTTTGTTTGCTGGGATCCAGTGAGTctggtctctctctctctttctttctctctctttctctctctctctctctctccctcagcACCTTCTGCTTCTTGCTGATCTCCTCACAGATTGCAACCCGACTGAGCGACAAGGGGTTgcgatttgtttttttactggacTATTACGCATGCGCAGAGAGAAAGTCTTGCTTACCAGGTGTTGTGTGGCAGGTGGCcaaagctgccccccccccctccaagatTGAAACAAGGATGTTTAGACAAATCAGAATCGACTGAGATCTACTGACTTAAGTACATCTCACAGTTTGAGAGACATAAAGTGAACAATATGTTCATTACTGGGCTTTTTTGTTTGGAGTCAAAACTTGCTAAAAAGTTTTCATGTCATTCAGTTTTTTGTGGAACATTTTTCGTTGTGAATTGCTCTGCCAAATTGCGTGCCTATAAGACGGTGGTATCCAAAGCTCGGCTCAGAACCATAAACAACGTCAGACATCCGCCCCAGTTCTTGTATGATTCggtttttgtctaaaaatgttttaaaacatgCCTGGGTTTTTGTACTTACAATAAGTAGTAGTCCCTTGGCTCGGTATACATACTGATTTGCCAAATTGCGTGCCCAATTTGTGAGACACCCGTTTCActgtctgcatttttttttttatcgagtgcaacacaataacaaaataacctgccatggggccaaagacagttccaagtgccagcaatttgatcaAGAAAGTGAGGAGCTCTATTAAATTCCATTTTGCCAGGATGTAAAACCGCATTAATATCAAgttccattcatttattattattttctgccTGGAAAACCATCATTCTTCTTTATAGAGCTAGATTATTTGGCTTTCAGTGATATTTctatgacaaaaatgacatgttagatgttacatttttttattgaacttgGGACAGCAATAATTGCCTTTTAGTTTATTCTATTCCTCTGTTATTAAGGTTTGCAGTGGATGTTTCTTATATTTTTCTTATGTACTTCCATTTTGCCgttagaatattcattcattaattcattcattttctaccgcttatcctcacgagggtcgctgggggtgctggagcctatcccagctgtcttggggcgagaggcagggtacaccagccaatcacagggcacatatagacaaacaaccattcacactcacattcatacctatggacaatttggagtggctaattaacctagcatgtttttggaatgtgggaaaaaaccggagtacccggagaaaacccacgcatgcacggggagaacatgcaaactccacacagagatggccgagggtggaatcgaactcgggtctcctagctgtgaggcctgtgcgctaaccactagaataTGACTTCCTTTAATTTGAGTCTATATGTGATAGGGACAGATACACAATGatattgacaaacaaaaaaaaaaaaatatcaagcaTAGTACTTATCATGTCCGCTACTTTGCAGTACTTGTACTTATAAATAAGTgtctctctaaaaaaaaaatgactgcagtaaataaatgatattataAACATAGAGCATGACACAAGCACTTCAAAAATATATCACTATAATATTGTGATGACTGGAGATGGTGCACATAGTAAAAGTACAGCAGCAACAATACTACAGTATTGTTACATCGAATGTCATTGATGCTACTTTAAATGTTATaaatggggaggggggtggggggggggtgcctggGGATGAGGCCCTTGCTGGCTGTTGACGGACAGAGCCCTTTCTGTTGAGGCTGCTGGTAAAACGATCCTGTTAATGAGCCGCATTGGCCGCCTGCACAACAACAGCCTGCTGGTGGAGGCTGACGGTGTAACTTTACAGTCGCTCTGCTTCACCTTACCACCGCTGACTTCAGCCTTATTgttttacaccaggggtgcccattaagtcgatcgcgagctaccggtcgatcgcggaggcg
Proteins encoded in this region:
- the LOC131125023 gene encoding zinc finger protein Gfi-1-like; its protein translation is MPRSFLVKSKRAHSYHQPRHLDDDYIGVDTLLAHISAEAKCQVECSSEAGTTDRLSPGPQCPSPGSLPSSSPLSCGTSDRGSDCDLWRPPSPSSSPDSQECSTPTAEDGHHHFNMPIFPAYSWASYTASGPMHALQSPYRQPHSQLKVCGGPGTEALLYAQRPAAAVGCYQDCSAPVRQMCRTRDSEQMFVDLKETQRGSEIKTEDDFMCINSDADGAYKCITCYKVFSTPHGLEVHVRRSHSGTRPFECGICGKTFGHAVSLDQHRAVHSQERSFSCKICGKSFKRSSTLSTHLLIHSDTRPYPCQYCGKRFHQKSDMKKHTFIHTGEKPHKCQVCGKAFSQSSNLITHSRKHTGFKPFGCDLCGKGFQRKVDLRRHKETQHGLK